The following coding sequences lie in one Hyalangium ruber genomic window:
- the pilB gene encoding type IV-A pilus assembly ATPase PilB, whose product MSGRLGELLVRENLITVQALRKAQEEQQKSGARIGTALIKTGAIEESKLTDFLSKQYGVPAINLKDFDVDSEIIKLVPKEVAEKHLVIPVNRAGPSLIVAMCDPSNIYAVDDLKFLTGYNIEAVVASEISIREAIERYYAEKGPSLDAIVGEMADDIEVAKDEDENIEEMAKAADDAPVVKLVNLILMDAIKKGASDIHVEPYEKDFRVRFRIDGSLYEVMRPPMKLRNAITSRLKIMAELDISERRLPQDGRIKIKMGGGKEMDFRVSVCPTLFGEKVVMRLLDKSNLQLDMTKLGFDPQPLAWFKEAIERPYGMVLVTGPTGSGKTTTLYSALSSLNQIDTNISTAEDPVEFNFAGINQVQMHEDIGLNFAAALRSFLRQDPDIIMIGEIRDFETGEIAVKAALTGHLVLSTLHTNDAPGTVSRLLNMGIEPFLVTASLNLILAQRLCRRLCKDCKRPATEVDEKALIDAGVPPERMGQFTMYEKVGCRECNDRGYRGRVAVYEVMPFWDGLKELVINGASAAELKQEAIRLGMSSLRMSALAKMMDGVTTLDEVVGNTAPDRF is encoded by the coding sequence ATGTCCGGTCGACTTGGTGAACTGCTGGTCCGCGAGAACCTGATCACCGTCCAGGCTCTCCGCAAAGCGCAGGAGGAACAGCAGAAGAGTGGCGCACGCATTGGCACGGCCCTCATCAAGACGGGCGCCATCGAGGAGTCCAAGCTCACGGACTTCCTCTCCAAGCAGTACGGCGTGCCCGCGATCAACCTGAAGGACTTCGACGTCGACTCGGAGATCATCAAGCTGGTCCCGAAGGAAGTCGCCGAGAAGCACCTGGTCATCCCCGTCAACCGCGCCGGCCCCTCGCTCATCGTGGCGATGTGTGATCCGTCCAACATCTACGCGGTGGACGACCTGAAGTTCCTCACCGGCTACAACATCGAGGCGGTGGTGGCCTCGGAGATCTCCATCCGCGAGGCCATCGAGCGCTACTACGCCGAGAAGGGTCCCTCGCTGGACGCCATCGTCGGCGAGATGGCCGATGACATCGAGGTCGCCAAGGACGAGGACGAGAACATCGAGGAGATGGCCAAGGCGGCTGACGACGCGCCGGTGGTCAAGCTGGTGAACCTCATCCTCATGGACGCCATCAAGAAGGGCGCGTCCGATATTCACGTCGAGCCGTACGAGAAGGACTTCCGCGTCCGCTTCCGCATCGACGGCTCGCTGTACGAAGTCATGCGCCCGCCGATGAAGCTGCGCAACGCCATCACCAGCCGTCTGAAGATCATGGCCGAGCTGGACATCTCCGAGCGGCGCCTGCCGCAGGACGGCCGCATCAAGATCAAGATGGGCGGCGGCAAGGAGATGGACTTCCGCGTCAGCGTGTGCCCCACGCTGTTCGGCGAGAAGGTCGTTATGCGTCTGTTGGACAAGTCGAACCTCCAGCTGGACATGACCAAGCTGGGCTTCGATCCGCAGCCGCTGGCCTGGTTCAAGGAGGCCATCGAGCGTCCCTACGGCATGGTGCTGGTGACGGGCCCCACGGGTTCGGGCAAGACGACGACGCTGTACTCGGCGCTCTCCTCGCTCAACCAGATCGACACCAACATCTCCACCGCCGAGGACCCGGTCGAGTTCAACTTCGCCGGCATCAACCAGGTGCAGATGCATGAAGACATCGGCCTGAACTTCGCCGCGGCGCTGCGCAGCTTCCTCCGTCAGGACCCCGACATCATCATGATCGGTGAGATCCGAGACTTCGAGACGGGCGAAATCGCGGTGAAGGCGGCGCTCACGGGCCACCTGGTGCTCTCCACGCTGCACACCAACGACGCCCCTGGCACGGTGAGCCGTCTGCTCAACATGGGCATCGAGCCGTTCCTCGTGACCGCCTCGCTGAACCTGATTCTCGCCCAGCGTCTGTGCCGCCGCCTCTGCAAGGACTGCAAGCGCCCGGCGACCGAGGTGGACGAGAAGGCCCTCATCGACGCGGGCGTGCCCCCGGAGCGGATGGGCCAGTTCACCATGTACGAGAAGGTTGGCTGCCGCGAGTGCAATGACCGCGGCTACCGCGGCCGCGTGGCCGTGTACGAGGTCATGCCCTTCTGGGACGGCCTCAAGGAGCTGGTCATCAACGGCGCCTCCGCCGCCGAGCTCAAGCAGGAGGCCATCCGCCTGGGCATGAGCTCTTTGCGCATGTCCGCCCTGGCCAAGATGATGGACGGCGTCACCACCCTCGACGAGGTCGTGGGCAACACCGCTCCGGACCGCTTCTAA
- a CDS encoding tetratricopeptide repeat protein, whose amino-acid sequence MKSFIPLVLLLISVGTVSWLSEPPRERPRGPYRAPLLPRIEMLRVVGAGQRSLVTDYYWLQAIQAAGRGSESTTDPTRYLDLFYYSDLVTDLDPKFEKVYMYAGNTIPTNLGRETWVNTTEARKILEKGVKNFPENSALRLFLAYNLSYFHGEHAAAAEHLRIAATLPNVNKYVPEIATRLLAYNRRFDAALALVESFRDSETDPEMRQMFEERVNEIHREKVLIQVDDAIAAFQKREGRLPQTLSELVSKGDLPSIPQDPMGGVIIIGPDGRSSSTSSPVRLEPLDFRKRAREKEQQQEQQQQQQPQQDTQSPP is encoded by the coding sequence ATGAAGTCCTTCATCCCCCTGGTGCTGTTACTCATCAGCGTGGGGACGGTCTCCTGGCTCTCCGAGCCTCCTCGTGAGCGTCCCCGCGGGCCCTATCGGGCCCCCTTGTTGCCTCGCATCGAGATGCTGCGCGTGGTCGGTGCCGGCCAGCGCTCGCTCGTCACCGACTACTACTGGCTGCAGGCCATCCAAGCCGCGGGCCGTGGCAGCGAGAGCACGACGGACCCCACCCGCTATCTAGACCTCTTCTACTACTCGGATCTGGTCACCGACCTCGATCCCAAGTTCGAGAAGGTCTACATGTACGCGGGCAACACCATTCCCACCAACCTCGGCCGCGAGACGTGGGTGAACACGACGGAGGCCCGGAAGATCCTCGAGAAGGGAGTGAAGAACTTCCCCGAGAACTCCGCGCTCCGGCTGTTCCTGGCCTACAACCTGAGCTACTTCCACGGAGAGCACGCGGCCGCCGCCGAGCACCTGCGCATCGCCGCCACGCTGCCCAACGTGAACAAGTACGTGCCAGAGATCGCCACGCGGCTCCTGGCGTACAACCGGCGCTTCGACGCCGCGCTCGCGCTGGTGGAGTCCTTCCGGGACAGCGAAACGGATCCCGAGATGCGCCAGATGTTCGAGGAGCGCGTGAACGAGATCCACCGCGAGAAGGTGCTCATCCAGGTGGATGACGCCATCGCCGCCTTCCAGAAGCGCGAGGGCCGGCTGCCCCAGACGCTCTCGGAGCTGGTCTCCAAGGGGGACCTGCCCTCCATCCCCCAGGATCCCATGGGCGGAGTCATCATCATCGGTCCCGACGGGCGCTCCAGCTCTACCTCCAGCCCGGTGCGTCTGGAGCCTCTCGACTTCCGCAAGAGGGCCCGTGAGAAGGAGCAGCAGCAGGAGCAACAGCAGCAGCAGCAACCACAGCAAGACACCCAGAGCCCCCCATGA
- a CDS encoding sigma-54-dependent transcriptional regulator, with the protein MREYLEVLLTRVGYRVSIAGSEKAASEVLGSGSVDVVISDMKLGQGSGLNVLKAARSLSAPPEVILITAFGTPTAAVEAMRAGAYDYICKPFDNEELKLLVQKALEKRGLREENRQLRRSLSGMRGLWVGDSPAMQEVWGLVEKVAPSRTTVLITGESGTGKELVARALHLRSTRAGAPFTPVNCAALNEGVLESELFGHVKGSFTGAQTDRAGILVSAGEGTVFLDEIGEVPMSTQVKLLRVLQERRVKPVGSSSEVPFHARVVAATNKRLEVEVKAGRFREDLLYRLNVITVDLPPLRERKGDIPLLARHFLAQMREELGRPNLDFSSAAIEVLERYPFPGNVRQLQNIVERAATLSDTDVLGPDTLPLALRGEREPEAQAAGTVELPTGFSLERYLDDAERRYLLTALQRAGGVKTRAAELLGLSFRSFRYRAAKHGLSDREDGGEPGPE; encoded by the coding sequence ATGCGCGAGTACCTCGAGGTGCTCCTGACGCGCGTGGGCTATCGCGTGAGCATCGCGGGCAGCGAGAAGGCGGCCTCCGAGGTGCTGGGCTCGGGCAGTGTGGACGTGGTCATCTCCGATATGAAGCTGGGGCAGGGCAGTGGGCTCAACGTGCTGAAGGCCGCGCGCTCCCTGTCGGCGCCGCCCGAGGTCATCCTCATCACCGCCTTTGGCACGCCGACGGCCGCCGTGGAGGCGATGCGGGCCGGCGCGTACGACTACATCTGCAAGCCCTTCGACAACGAGGAGCTGAAGCTCCTGGTGCAGAAGGCGCTGGAGAAGCGCGGGCTGCGCGAGGAGAACCGGCAGCTGCGCCGCTCGCTCAGCGGCATGCGCGGGCTGTGGGTGGGTGACAGCCCTGCGATGCAGGAGGTCTGGGGGCTGGTGGAGAAGGTGGCTCCCAGCCGCACCACCGTGCTGATTACGGGCGAGAGCGGCACCGGCAAGGAGCTGGTGGCGCGTGCGCTCCACCTGCGCAGCACGCGTGCCGGGGCGCCCTTTACTCCCGTCAACTGCGCGGCGCTCAACGAGGGCGTGCTGGAGAGCGAGCTGTTCGGCCATGTGAAGGGCTCCTTCACGGGCGCGCAGACGGACCGGGCCGGCATTCTCGTCTCGGCGGGCGAGGGCACTGTCTTCCTGGACGAGATCGGCGAGGTGCCGATGTCCACGCAGGTGAAGCTCCTGCGCGTGCTGCAGGAGCGACGGGTGAAGCCTGTGGGCAGCTCCTCGGAGGTGCCCTTCCACGCGCGCGTGGTGGCCGCCACCAACAAGCGGCTCGAGGTGGAGGTGAAGGCGGGCCGCTTCCGCGAGGATCTGCTCTATCGCCTCAACGTCATCACCGTGGACCTGCCGCCCCTGCGTGAGCGCAAGGGAGACATTCCGTTGCTGGCGCGCCACTTCCTGGCGCAGATGCGCGAGGAGCTGGGGCGGCCCAACCTGGACTTCTCCTCGGCCGCCATCGAGGTGCTGGAGCGCTACCCGTTCCCTGGCAACGTGCGCCAGCTGCAGAACATCGTCGAGCGCGCCGCCACGCTCTCGGACACGGATGTGCTCGGTCCGGACACGCTGCCGCTGGCCCTGCGCGGCGAGCGCGAGCCGGAGGCGCAGGCCGCGGGCACGGTGGAGCTGCCGACGGGCTTCTCGCTGGAGCGCTACCTGGACGACGCGGAGCGGCGCTACCTGTTGACCGCGCTGCAGCGAGCGGGAGGCGTGAAGACGCGCGCGGCGGAGCTGCTCGGGCTGAGCTTCCGCTCCTTCCGCTACCGCGCGGCCAAGCACGGCCTCTCGGACCGAGAGGACGGGGGCGAGCCCGGTCCGGAGTAG
- a CDS encoding type IV pilus twitching motility protein PilT, producing MANLHQLLKAMVEKGASDLHVTTGSPPQLRVDGELVPLKTAPLTPVETKQLCYSILTDAQKHKFEEDNELDLSFGVKGLSRFRANIFMQRGAVAGAFRTIPFKILTFSELGLPAVVAELIKRPRGLILVTGPTGSGKSTTLASMIDKINSERHEHIMTIEDPIEYLHPHKNCLVNQREVGADTRNFKTALKYILRQDPDVVLVGELRDLETIEAALTIAETGHTCYATLHTNSAVQTINRVLDVFPPYQQPQVRAQLSFVLEGVMSQSLVAKAGGPGRVLALEVMVPTPAIRNLIREDKVHQVYSSMQVGQAKYGMQTFNQALAALLQRRIISQEEALGRSSDPEELRNILAGGSPGLQQRPGGGAPGR from the coding sequence GTGGCAAACCTGCACCAGCTTCTCAAGGCGATGGTCGAGAAGGGCGCTTCCGACCTCCACGTCACCACTGGCTCTCCGCCGCAGCTGCGCGTGGACGGCGAGCTGGTGCCATTGAAGACGGCGCCCCTCACGCCGGTGGAGACCAAGCAGCTGTGCTACTCCATCCTCACGGATGCGCAGAAGCACAAGTTCGAGGAGGACAACGAGCTCGACCTGTCCTTCGGCGTGAAGGGCCTGTCGCGCTTCCGCGCCAACATCTTCATGCAGCGCGGCGCGGTGGCCGGCGCCTTCCGGACCATTCCCTTCAAGATCCTCACCTTCTCGGAGCTGGGTCTGCCGGCGGTGGTGGCCGAGCTCATCAAGCGGCCTCGCGGTCTCATCCTCGTCACCGGCCCCACGGGCTCGGGCAAGTCGACGACGCTGGCGTCGATGATCGACAAGATCAACAGCGAGCGTCATGAGCACATCATGACGATCGAGGATCCGATCGAGTACCTGCACCCGCACAAGAACTGCCTGGTCAACCAGCGCGAGGTGGGCGCCGACACGCGCAACTTCAAGACGGCGCTCAAGTACATCCTCCGCCAGGACCCGGACGTGGTGCTGGTCGGTGAGCTCCGAGACCTGGAGACGATCGAAGCGGCGCTCACCATCGCCGAGACGGGCCACACCTGCTACGCCACGCTGCACACCAACAGCGCGGTGCAGACCATCAACCGCGTGCTGGACGTGTTCCCGCCGTACCAGCAGCCTCAGGTCCGCGCTCAGCTCTCCTTCGTGCTCGAGGGCGTGATGAGCCAGTCGCTGGTGGCCAAGGCAGGCGGTCCGGGCCGCGTGCTGGCGCTGGAGGTCATGGTGCCCACGCCCGCTATCCGCAACCTGATCCGTGAGGACAAGGTCCACCAGGTCTACTCCTCGATGCAGGTGGGTCAGGCCAAGTACGGCATGCAGACCTTCAATCAGGCCCTGGCGGCGCTGCTCCAGCGCCGGATCATCAGCCAGGAAGAGGCCCTCGGCCGCTCCAGCGATCCCGAGGAGTTGCGCAACATCCTCGCGGGCGGTTCTCCGGGTCTTCAGCAGCGGCCAGGCGGCGGAGCCCCCGGCCGTTAG
- a CDS encoding ABC transporter ATP-binding protein: protein MSATETLAIETRDLSKTYRLGFWMNKRVLALQGLNLAIQPGQVYGLLGPNGAGKSTTIKILMNLVQATSGMARIFGHEPDAKEARRNVGFLPENPAPYEYLTGEEFVRLAGQLVGLSGHELDGRVKEVLGAVGMARTASLQIRRYSKGMVQRIGLAQAIVGRPKLLVLDEPTSGLDPVGRREIRDLILQERERGTTVLFCTHIIPDVEALCTRVAVLVNGKLAREGSVQELLTAQVPLVELTIEGLELEAVRGLGHPLEQAQDLSNRVLVRAGDAHVQPLLKSVLSAGGRVTKLQPARFSLEDLFLQAMSEAKHGTVGGEIQS from the coding sequence ATGAGCGCCACCGAAACGCTGGCCATCGAGACCCGGGACCTGTCGAAGACGTACCGGCTGGGATTCTGGATGAACAAGCGGGTGCTGGCCCTCCAAGGCCTCAACCTCGCCATCCAGCCAGGACAGGTCTACGGCCTGCTCGGACCCAACGGAGCCGGCAAGTCCACGACGATCAAGATCCTGATGAACCTCGTCCAGGCGACGAGCGGCATGGCCCGCATCTTCGGGCACGAGCCGGACGCGAAGGAGGCCCGCCGCAACGTGGGCTTCCTGCCGGAGAACCCCGCCCCGTACGAGTACCTCACGGGCGAGGAGTTCGTGCGGCTGGCGGGGCAGCTGGTGGGCCTGAGCGGCCATGAGCTGGACGGGCGCGTGAAGGAGGTGCTGGGCGCGGTGGGCATGGCGCGCACCGCAAGCCTTCAGATTCGCCGCTACTCCAAGGGCATGGTGCAGCGCATCGGCCTGGCGCAGGCCATCGTCGGGCGGCCCAAGCTGCTGGTGCTGGACGAGCCGACGAGCGGGTTGGACCCCGTGGGCCGGCGAGAGATCCGCGACCTCATCCTCCAGGAGCGCGAGCGGGGCACCACGGTGCTCTTCTGCACGCACATCATCCCGGACGTGGAGGCGCTCTGCACGCGCGTGGCGGTGCTCGTCAACGGCAAGCTGGCGCGTGAGGGCAGCGTGCAGGAGCTGCTCACCGCGCAGGTGCCGCTGGTGGAGCTCACCATCGAGGGGCTGGAGCTGGAGGCGGTGCGGGGGCTGGGCCACCCGCTGGAGCAGGCCCAGGACTTGTCCAACCGCGTGCTGGTGCGCGCCGGAGACGCCCACGTGCAGCCGCTGCTCAAGAGCGTGCTGAGCGCGGGTGGCCGCGTCACCAAGCTGCAACCGGCGCGCTTCTCGCTCGAGGACCTGTTCCTCCAGGCGATGAGCGAGGCCAAGCACGGAACCGTGGGAGGAGAGATCCAGTCATGA
- a CDS encoding ABC transporter permease, whose translation MRPFLALTLNGFREARRNRVTVVVGAFAFGLLVASTLLTNLSVSTFDRVLTDVGIGVMSIVLVLLAVFLSSGMLSREIERKTLFLIVSKPISRALFLTARFAGNMLTLGVLLLAMGVLFFAQIALYGTLITEAQFVAIGMLFFELLVLSSIGFAMSSFSSQMVSATVTIGAYFAGHLGGDIYEMSRKADSPLLQWVGKGIYYALPNLSRLNYRVQATYEIPTPIGELVPSMLYAVAYATVMIVIAVILFSRRDFK comes from the coding sequence ATGCGGCCGTTCCTCGCGCTCACGCTCAATGGCTTCCGGGAGGCCCGCCGCAACCGGGTGACGGTGGTAGTCGGCGCGTTTGCCTTCGGGCTCCTGGTGGCCTCCACCCTGCTCACCAACCTGAGCGTCTCCACCTTCGACCGGGTGCTCACGGACGTGGGCATCGGCGTCATGAGCATCGTCCTGGTGCTGCTGGCGGTGTTCCTCTCCAGCGGCATGCTCAGCCGGGAGATCGAACGCAAGACGCTCTTCCTCATCGTCTCCAAGCCCATCTCCCGCGCCCTGTTCCTCACCGCGCGCTTCGCGGGGAACATGCTGACGCTGGGGGTGCTGCTGCTGGCCATGGGGGTGCTCTTCTTCGCGCAGATCGCCCTGTACGGCACGCTCATCACCGAGGCGCAGTTCGTCGCCATCGGCATGCTCTTCTTCGAGCTGCTGGTGCTCAGCAGCATCGGCTTCGCGATGTCGAGCTTCTCCAGCCAGATGGTGTCGGCCACGGTGACCATTGGCGCGTACTTCGCCGGTCACCTGGGCGGCGACATCTATGAGATGTCGCGCAAGGCGGACAGCCCGCTGCTGCAGTGGGTGGGCAAGGGCATCTACTACGCGCTGCCCAACCTCTCGCGGCTCAACTACCGCGTACAGGCCACCTACGAGATTCCCACGCCCATCGGCGAGCTGGTCCCGTCGATGCTCTACGCGGTGGCCTACGCCACGGTGATGATCGTCATCGCGGTCATCCTCTTCTCGCGCCGCGACTTCAAGTAG
- a CDS encoding bifunctional riboflavin kinase/FAD synthetase, which translates to MKVFHAVTEAKEAKELAGGAIALGNFDGVHLGHQALFAEARRQGVTAAALTFNPHPGKVLQPHLAPKLITLLPRKLELFEACGLSVAIVQPFSREYARTSATAFEESLLDEVGVRHVVVGSDFTYGEKRSGTVETLREAASRRGAQVHVVSPVAVEGVVASSSRIREYILEGRVSAAHRMLGRPFDLDGMVVAGAGRGRGIGFPTANVDTQNELRPAPGVYAIRVRLKEELGGSWRPAVANIGVKPTFGGSEVTIEAHLLDFSGDLYGKELRVQFLERLRAEQRFGSVAELVGQIKRDVEAARPVIARADS; encoded by the coding sequence ATGAAGGTCTTCCACGCGGTGACGGAGGCAAAAGAGGCGAAGGAGCTGGCCGGCGGAGCGATCGCGCTGGGCAACTTCGACGGAGTCCACCTGGGCCATCAAGCCCTGTTCGCCGAGGCTCGGCGCCAAGGCGTCACCGCCGCCGCGCTCACCTTCAACCCGCACCCGGGCAAGGTGCTGCAACCGCACCTGGCCCCCAAGCTCATCACCCTGCTGCCGCGCAAGCTGGAGCTCTTCGAGGCGTGCGGCCTGTCGGTCGCCATCGTCCAGCCCTTCAGCCGCGAGTACGCGCGCACCTCGGCCACCGCCTTCGAGGAGTCGCTGCTGGACGAGGTGGGCGTGCGGCACGTGGTGGTGGGCAGCGACTTCACCTACGGGGAGAAGCGCAGCGGCACCGTGGAGACGCTGCGCGAGGCCGCCTCCCGCCGAGGCGCCCAGGTCCACGTGGTGTCCCCGGTCGCCGTCGAGGGCGTGGTGGCCTCCTCCAGTCGCATCCGCGAGTACATCCTCGAGGGCCGGGTGAGCGCGGCGCACCGGATGCTCGGGCGGCCGTTTGATCTCGACGGCATGGTGGTGGCGGGCGCCGGGCGTGGGCGGGGTATCGGCTTTCCCACGGCCAACGTGGACACGCAGAACGAGCTGCGCCCCGCGCCGGGCGTCTACGCCATCCGCGTGCGCCTCAAGGAGGAGCTCGGCGGCTCCTGGCGCCCGGCGGTGGCCAACATCGGCGTCAAGCCCACTTTTGGAGGCTCCGAGGTCACCATCGAGGCCCACCTGCTGGACTTCAGCGGAGACCTCTACGGCAAGGAGCTGCGGGTGCAGTTCCTGGAGCGACTGCGCGCCGAGCAGCGTTTTGGCTCCGTGGCAGAGCTCGTGGGCCAGATCAAGAGGGACGTCGAGGCCGCCCGGCCGGTCATCGCCCGAGCAGACAGCTGA
- a CDS encoding type II secretion system F family protein, producing the protein MAAPQMQKTASAKKTTQWLWEAKSKSGELKKGEMEAGDAEAVNARLKSLGLSPVKVKKKPMEFNLPALSGGVTGKDILIFTRQFATMIDAGLPLVQCLEILGSQMDNPAFRKVIFAIKGKVEQGSTFADALKDHPKVFDELFVQLCAAGEVGGILDTILNRLATYREKAEKLKRKVKSAMTYPVIVICVAIGVTALLMLKVTPVFAKMFGDFGSALPAPTQFVVDMSEWLQKYIIHLVVGIASFVFAIVTTYRNPKGRKLLDKLMLKAPGFGPVIRKVAVARFTRTLGTMIASGVPILDALDVTAKTAGNRTVEEAIYYVRGKIAEGKNIAGPLLETNVFPSMVVQMIGVGEATGAMDAMLNKIADFYDDEVDAAVAGLTAMIEPLLMVFLGGVVGGFLIAMYLPIFSIAGAIK; encoded by the coding sequence ATGGCAGCACCTCAAATGCAGAAAACGGCTTCGGCCAAGAAGACGACCCAGTGGCTCTGGGAGGCGAAGAGCAAGAGCGGGGAGCTGAAGAAGGGCGAGATGGAGGCGGGCGACGCCGAGGCGGTCAACGCGCGCCTCAAGTCGCTGGGCCTCAGCCCCGTCAAGGTCAAGAAGAAGCCGATGGAGTTCAACCTCCCGGCGCTCTCCGGTGGGGTGACCGGCAAGGACATCCTGATCTTCACGCGTCAGTTCGCGACGATGATCGACGCGGGTCTTCCCCTGGTGCAGTGCCTCGAGATTCTCGGCAGCCAGATGGACAACCCGGCCTTCCGCAAGGTCATCTTCGCCATCAAGGGCAAGGTCGAGCAGGGCTCCACCTTCGCCGACGCGCTGAAGGACCACCCCAAGGTCTTCGACGAGCTGTTCGTGCAGCTGTGCGCCGCGGGCGAGGTGGGCGGTATCCTCGATACCATTCTCAACCGTCTGGCGACCTACCGTGAGAAGGCGGAGAAGCTCAAGCGCAAGGTCAAGAGCGCGATGACCTATCCGGTCATCGTTATCTGCGTGGCCATCGGCGTGACGGCGCTGCTGATGCTCAAGGTGACGCCGGTGTTCGCCAAGATGTTCGGTGACTTCGGCTCGGCGCTGCCGGCTCCCACCCAGTTCGTGGTGGACATGTCCGAGTGGCTGCAGAAGTACATCATCCACCTGGTGGTCGGCATCGCCAGCTTCGTCTTCGCCATCGTCACCACGTACCGCAACCCGAAGGGCCGCAAGCTGCTGGACAAGCTGATGCTCAAGGCGCCGGGGTTCGGCCCCGTCATCCGCAAGGTGGCCGTGGCGCGCTTCACCCGCACGCTGGGCACGATGATCGCCTCGGGCGTTCCCATCCTCGACGCGCTGGACGTGACGGCGAAGACGGCCGGTAACCGCACGGTGGAAGAGGCCATCTACTACGTCCGTGGCAAGATCGCCGAGGGTAAGAACATCGCTGGTCCGCTGCTTGAGACCAACGTCTTCCCGTCGATGGTGGTGCAGATGATCGGCGTCGGTGAGGCGACGGGCGCCATGGACGCGATGCTCAACAAGATCGCCGACTTCTACGACGACGAAGTGGACGCTGCCGTCGCTGGCCTCACGGCGATGATCGAGCCGCTGCTCATGGTGTTCCTGGGCGGCGTGGTCGGTGGCTTCCTCATCGCGATGTACCTGCCCATCTTCTCGATCGCCGGTGCCATCAAGTAG
- a CDS encoding two-component system sensor histidine kinase NtrB encodes MPSSRAAAALAPLPGEPELRVRLTWLSVFRTVATSLLLGVYALRLLAAPRELSFNDTFAFIVIGLVYVLTLIYGLWLRRGRVGRSAVIVQVAGDILIASGLVSVTGGPESPFSFTYSLAVIAASILLSQRGAFVTAAVCSGVYGALVVTHLLRISASPPPSLVVRAAFHFASNALAHFLIAALAGYLSRQLLAAGGRLSASQADLRRLATLHEQILDSTPSGLLTCETDGRITFINRAALIILGMDDAAVRHRPVQELLPGLPGLERVPRYELKVDTPRGPRILGLTLAPLEGTERATRLIVFQDLTALRRAEDELRRADRLAALGTLAAQLAHEIRNPLAAMRGSAQMLSQDGAGDPGVARLTNILLRESDRLSRLVEEFLRFARPPPPQRRTVDMEGLVRETLEMLQTDPLSRGVALETDLAPVSASVDPDQIRQVLINLVRNAFEAAEGGKVRVSLGGEGGTAHLRVWDSAGAIPESHLGRIFEPFFTTRSGGTGLGLATAYSIVRAHEGRLQVTSSPEAGTEFMVELPLSAEEVQGARVGSG; translated from the coding sequence GTGCCATCAAGTAGAGCTGCCGCGGCGCTCGCCCCATTGCCGGGCGAGCCCGAGCTGCGGGTCCGGTTGACATGGCTGTCCGTCTTCCGGACCGTGGCCACCAGTCTGCTGCTGGGCGTGTATGCGCTCCGGTTGCTGGCGGCCCCGCGTGAGCTGTCGTTCAACGACACCTTCGCGTTCATCGTCATCGGCCTCGTCTACGTCCTCACGCTCATCTACGGGCTGTGGCTACGGCGAGGCCGGGTGGGGCGCTCGGCCGTCATCGTCCAGGTGGCGGGGGACATCCTCATCGCCTCCGGCCTCGTCTCGGTGACGGGCGGGCCCGAATCTCCCTTCTCCTTCACGTACTCGCTGGCGGTCATCGCAGCCTCCATCCTGCTGTCGCAGCGCGGGGCCTTCGTCACCGCTGCGGTGTGCTCGGGGGTGTATGGCGCGCTGGTGGTCACGCACCTGCTGCGCATCAGTGCCTCGCCGCCTCCCTCGCTGGTGGTGCGCGCAGCCTTCCACTTCGCCAGCAATGCCCTGGCGCACTTTCTCATCGCCGCGCTGGCCGGCTACCTCAGCCGGCAGCTCCTGGCGGCCGGTGGGCGACTGTCGGCCAGCCAGGCGGATTTGCGGCGCCTGGCCACGCTCCACGAGCAGATCCTCGACAGCACCCCGTCCGGGCTCCTCACCTGTGAGACCGACGGGCGCATCACCTTCATCAACCGCGCGGCGCTGATCATCCTCGGGATGGACGACGCGGCCGTGCGGCACCGGCCAGTGCAGGAATTGTTGCCGGGGCTGCCCGGCCTGGAGCGCGTGCCGCGCTACGAGCTGAAGGTGGACACTCCGAGAGGGCCCCGAATCCTCGGTTTGACGCTGGCGCCCCTGGAGGGCACCGAGCGCGCCACGCGCCTCATCGTCTTCCAGGACCTGACGGCGCTGCGGCGCGCGGAGGACGAGCTGCGGCGGGCCGATCGGCTCGCGGCGCTGGGGACGCTGGCGGCGCAGCTGGCCCATGAGATCCGCAATCCACTGGCGGCCATGCGCGGCTCGGCGCAGATGCTGTCCCAGGACGGGGCAGGGGACCCAGGCGTGGCGCGGCTGACCAACATCCTGCTGCGCGAGTCGGACCGGCTGTCGCGGCTGGTGGAGGAGTTCCTGCGCTTTGCCCGCCCGCCGCCGCCTCAGCGCAGGACGGTGGACATGGAGGGTCTGGTGCGCGAGACGCTGGAGATGCTGCAGACGGATCCGCTCAGCCGGGGAGTGGCGCTGGAGACGGACCTGGCGCCGGTGTCGGCCTCGGTGGACCCGGATCAGATCCGGCAGGTGCTCATCAACCTGGTGCGCAATGCCTTCGAGGCGGCGGAAGGCGGTAAGGTGCGCGTGTCCCTGGGAGGCGAGGGAGGCACGGCTCACCTGCGTGTCTGGGACTCGGCGGGGGCCATCCCAGAGTCACACCTGGGGCGTATCTTCGAGCCGTTCTTCACCACGCGCAGTGGTGGGACGGGCCTGGGGCTGGCCACGGCATACTCCATCGTGCGGGCGCACGAGGGGCGGCTTCAGGTCACCTCCTCGCCCGAGGCGGGGACGGAGTTCATGGTGGAGCTGCCGCTATCGGCTGAGGAGGTTCAGGGTGCACGTGTTGGTAGTGGATGA